A DNA window from Anas platyrhynchos isolate ZD024472 breed Pekin duck chromosome 33, IASCAAS_PekinDuck_T2T, whole genome shotgun sequence contains the following coding sequences:
- the LOC119713057 gene encoding latent-transforming growth factor beta-binding protein 4-like isoform X1, with protein MEPPGAAAGLAPKRRGPGPAPPRMAEPRPLFDDTSGGAAPPPHGPARAYGAPPAAPPASSASRLPPPAAAFLAEPVSSLAAAYGSSLASQGRDIVDRNCSSPLPGLRTQDVCCRGAGMAWGVHECQPCDADPPNPPAVGQHPCPKGFRRTNGSCVDVDECQEGGFCKNGLCTNTRGSFACLCHEGFILDSSRSSCISHQVISEARGPCYRVLREGRCALPTLRNITRQICCCSRVGKAWGPACQRCPPFGSEGFKEICPAGPGYHYSASDLHYNTRYLGQDLPRVPLGRPHVPSPAGTAAPRWRPGRPPPSRSPPVPEVPPRVPKVPQRVPEVPPRVPHVPPHVPEVPPRVPDVSPCVPEVPQRIPEVPQRVPEAPQRVPEVPPDVPEVPQRVPEVPPRIPEVPPPAPEVVIVPRPTLGLLGPLPTPPGPEGLAPAAGSVCERNPRICGPGRCVPRQGGYTCLCHPGFWLSTQGTHCIDVDECRRSPRPCAPGRCENTVGSFRCVCGPGYRPGPGGTDCQDVDECAQSPSPCAQSRCENLPGGYRCVCPAGYQASTPTGQCQDIDECENHLACPGQECANTPGSFQCRPCRDGFELRHGRCADVDECATGSPCGPHGRCSNTEGSFHCQCRRGYRVGAGGAPCADVNECLEGDFCFPHGECLNTEGSYSCLCAQGYASTPEGTACIDVDECQRGDVCRGGRCANTDGAFECHCPAGFRTDAERAQCHDVDECQEHGAELCGAERCENLPGSYRCVPACQHGYRPRDGGGCEDVDECQEHGAELCGAERCENLPGSYRCVPPCQPGYRPRDGRGCEDEDECAEGGSRCGPHAACHNLPGSFQCACHQGYEAARHGHHCQDVDECATLPGVCGAARCENVDGSFLCLCPDGGHEFDPVTGTCGGPPPATPLLRPPPEPWKPPRAWRRASAPPAGCWRPTSAGSSAAAAWGAPGGSAAPPRGRAPRLEPPSTEPSAPTGPARPRGPRAQQQMWTSAGCSRRSCAGGGSASTPPPASAATAPAATTTSRSTCSAWITTSARTRTRSRASGAAASTRWAPTSAPAPPPWCWTAPSAAASPTTPAPWMTSSSSATSCAPPARGWAPPTNTAPNTPPTTGCPTAPSPLGVRAPACPPRGCAPTTTPMGWGGATTPAGTPFTPPPPATRTWRISRGPAGAPPAPPGPAAPPAPPRTPPRGSSSPTVWPSGRGEPARMTPGTRRCRRSCAGC; from the exons TGCAGCTCGCCCCTGCCCGGTCTGCGCACCCAGGACGTCTGCTGCCGGGGGGCCGGCATGGCCTGGGGGGTGCACGAGTGCCAGCCCTGCGACGCCGACCCCC CGAAcccccccgccgtggggcagcacccctgccccaaaggTTTCCGCCGCACCAACGGCTCCTGCGTGG atgtggaTGAGTGCCAGGAGGGGGGGTTCTGCAAGAACGGGCTCTGCACCAACACCCGGGGCAGCTTCGCCTGCCTCTGCCACGAGGGCTTCATCCTGGACTCGTCCCGGAGCAGCTGCATCT cccaccaggtGATCTCGGAGGCGCGGGGGCCATGTTAccgggtgctgcgggaggggcGCTGCGCGCTGCCCACCCTGCGCAACATCACCcgccagatctgctgctgcagccgcgtgggcaaggcctgggggccggcgtgccagcgctgcccccccttcGGCTCCG AGGGGTTCAAGGAGAtctgccccgccggccccggctaCCACTACTCGGCCTCCGACCTGCACTACAACACCCGCTACCTGGGCCAGgacctgccccgtgtccccctggggcgtccccatgtcccctccccagctgggaccgCCGCCC ctcgctGGCGCCCCGGTcggccgccccccagcaggtcaccgcctgtccccgaggtgccaccgcgggtccccaaggtgccacaacgcgtccccgaggtgccaccacgcgTCCCACACGTGCCACCGcatgtccccgaggtgccaccacgggTCCCCGATGTGTCACCatgtgtccccgaggtgccacaacgcatCCCCGAG GTTCCACAGCGGGTCCCTGAGGCGCCacaacgtgtccccgaggtgccaccagacgtccccgaggtgccacaacgcgtccccgaggtgccaccgcgcatccccgaggtgccaccaccagcccccgagGTTGTCATCGTGCCTcgacccaccctggggctgctgggacccctccccacGCCACCCGGCCCGGAGGGTCTGGCACCAG CCGCCGGCAGCGTGTGCGAGCGGAACCCGCGGATCTgcggccccgggcgctgcgTCCCGCGCCAGGGCGGCTAcacctgcctgtgccaccccggcttctggctcagcacccagggcacccaCTGCATCG acgtggacgagtgccggcgcagcccccggccctgcgccCCCGGCCGCTGCGAGAACACGGTGGGGAGCTTCCGCTGCGTCTGCGGCCCCGGctaccggcccggccccggcggcaccgactgccaag atgtggatgaatgcgcccagagcccctcgccctgcgcccagagccgctgcgagaacttgcccggTGGCTACCGCTGCGTCTGCCCGGCCGGCTACCAGGCCAGCACGCCCACGGGACAGTGCCAGG ACATCGACGAGTGCGAGAACCACCTGGCCTGCCCCGGCCAGGAGTGCGCCAACACGCcgggctccttccagtgccGGCCGTGCCGCGACGGCTTCGAGCTGCGCCACGGGCGCTGCGCAG acgtggacgagtgcgccaCGGGCTCGCCCTGCGGTCCCCACGGCCGCTGCAGTAACACTGAGGGCTCCTTCCACTGCCAGTGCCGGCGCGGATACCGGGTGGGTGCCGGCGGCGCGCCATGCGCGG ATGTCAACGAGTGCCTGGAGGGCGACTTCTGCTTCCCCCACGGCGAGTGCCtcaacaccgagggctcctacagctgcctctgcgccCAGGGCTATGCCAGCACCCCCGAGGGCACCGCATGCATTG acgtggacgagtgccagcgCGGGGACGTGtgccggggcggccgctgcgccAACACCGACGGCGCCTTCGAGTGCCACTGCCCCGCCGGCTTCCGCACCGACGCCGAGCGGGCCCAGTGCcacg atgtggacgagtgccaggagcacggggccgagttgtgtggggctgagcgctgcgagaacttgcccggatcctaccgctgcgtgcccGCCTGCCAGCACggctaccggccccgggacggcggggggtgtgagg atgtggacgagtgccaggagcatggggccgagttgtgtggggcCGAGCGCTGCGAGAACCtgcccggatcctaccgctgcgtgcccccctgccagcccggctaccggccccgggacggcAGGGGGTGTGAGG ACGAGGACGAGTGcgccgagggggggtcccgctgcggCCCCCACGCCGCCTGCCACAacctccccggctccttccagtgcgcctgccaccagggctacgaggccgcccggcacggccaccactgccagg acgtggacgagtgcgcgaCGCTGCCGGGGGTGTGCGGGGCGGCGCGCTGCGAGAACGTGGacggctccttcctctgcctctgccccgacGGGGGGCACGAGTTCGATCCGGTGACGGGGACGtgcgggggaccccccccagcgacCCCACTcctccggccccccccggagccgtggAAGCCCCCCCGGGCTTGGCGGCGTGCTTCAGCCCCGCCTGCGGGGTGCTGGCGCCCAACGTCAgccggcagcagtgctgctgcagcgtggggggcgcctggggggtccgctgcccccccccgaggccgtgccccacgcctggaaccg ccgagcaccgagccctctgcccccacggGACCGGCCAGACCACggggccccagggctcagcagcag atgtggacgagtgccgggTGTTCGCGCCgcagctgtgccgggggggggtctgcaTCAACGCCGCCCCcggcttcagctgctactgCCCCAGCGGCTACTACTACGAGCAGGAGCACCTGCAGTGCGTgg ataacgACGAGTGCCAGGACGAGGACGCGGAGCCGTGCATCGGGGGCCGCTGCGTCAACACGGTGGGCTCCTACTTCtgctcctgcgccccccccctggTGCTGGACGGCTCCCAGCGCCGCTGCGTCACCAACGACACCCGCGCCATGG atgactTCGAGTTCCTCTGCAAcgtcctgcgcccccccggcccggggctgggccccccctaCGAATACGGCCCCGAATACCCCCCCCACTACGGGCTGCCCTacggccccctcccctttgggggtccgggcccccgcctgccccccccggggctgcgcgccGACTACGACCcctatgggctgggggggggctacgACCCCCGCGGGGACGCCCTttacgccgcccccccccgctacGAGGACTTGGAGGATTTCGAGGGGtcccgccggggccccccccgctcctcccggccccgcagcccccccagcgccccccaggacccccccccgtggCTCTTCCAGCCCCACGGTGTGGCCGAGCGGCCGGGGCGAGCCAGCGAGGATg acccccgggacgaggcgctgccgccggagctgtgcggggtgctga
- the LOC119713057 gene encoding latent-transforming growth factor beta-binding protein 4-like isoform X5 → MEPPGAAAGLAPKRRGPGPAPPRMAEPRPLFDDTSGGAAPPPHGPARAYGAPPAAPPASSASRLPPPAAAFLAEPVSSLAAAYGSSLASQGRDIVDRNCSSPLPGLRTQDVCCRGAGMAWGVHECQPCDADPPNPPAVGQHPCPKGFRRTNGSCVDVDECQEGGFCKNGLCTNTRGSFACLCHEGFILDSSRSSCISHQVISEARGPCYRVLREGRCALPTLRNITRQICCCSRVGKAWGPACQRCPPFGSEGFKEICPAGPGYHYSASDLHYNTRYLGQDLPRVPLGRPHVPSPAGTAAPRWRPGRPPPSRSPPVPEVPPRVPKVPQRVPEVPPRVPHVPPHVPEVPPRVPDVSPCVPEVPQRIPEVPQRVPEAPQRVPEVPPDVPEVPQRVPEVPPRIPEVPPPAPEVVIVPRPTLGLLGPLPTPPGPEGLAPAAGSVCERNPRICGPGRCVPRQGGYTCLCHPGFWLSTQGTHCIDVDECRRSPRPCAPGRCENTVGSFRCVCGPGYRPGPGGTDCQDVDECAQSPSPCAQSRCENLPGGYRCVCPAGYQASTPTGQCQDIDECENHLACPGQECANTPGSFQCRPCRDGFELRHGRCADVDECATGSPCGPHGRCSNTEGSFHCQCRRGYRVGAGGAPCADVNECLEGDFCFPHGECLNTEGSYSCLCAQGYASTPEGTACIDVDECQRGDVCRGGRCANTDGAFECHCPAGFRTDAERAQCHDVDECQEHGAELCGAERCENLPGSYRCVPACQHGYRPRDGGGCEDVDECQEHGAELCGAERCENLPGSYRCVPPCQPGYRPRDGRGCEDEDECAEGGSRCGPHAACHNLPGSFQCACHQGYEAARHGHHCQDVDECATLPGVCGAARCENVDGSFLCLCPDGGHEFDPVTGTCGGPPPATPLLRPPPEPWKPPRAWRRASAPPAGCWRPTSAGSSAAAAWGAPGGSAAPPRGRAPRLEPPSTEPSAPTGPARPRGPRAQQQMWTSAGCSRRSCAGGGSASTPPPASAATAPAATTTSRSTCSAWITTSARTRTRSRASGAAASTRWAPTSAPAPPPWCWTAPSAAASPTTPAPWVRPPPVTPPVSPSPPPCRPVPTCPHIPALCPRGPPSPCPGTVP, encoded by the exons TGCAGCTCGCCCCTGCCCGGTCTGCGCACCCAGGACGTCTGCTGCCGGGGGGCCGGCATGGCCTGGGGGGTGCACGAGTGCCAGCCCTGCGACGCCGACCCCC CGAAcccccccgccgtggggcagcacccctgccccaaaggTTTCCGCCGCACCAACGGCTCCTGCGTGG atgtggaTGAGTGCCAGGAGGGGGGGTTCTGCAAGAACGGGCTCTGCACCAACACCCGGGGCAGCTTCGCCTGCCTCTGCCACGAGGGCTTCATCCTGGACTCGTCCCGGAGCAGCTGCATCT cccaccaggtGATCTCGGAGGCGCGGGGGCCATGTTAccgggtgctgcgggaggggcGCTGCGCGCTGCCCACCCTGCGCAACATCACCcgccagatctgctgctgcagccgcgtgggcaaggcctgggggccggcgtgccagcgctgcccccccttcGGCTCCG AGGGGTTCAAGGAGAtctgccccgccggccccggctaCCACTACTCGGCCTCCGACCTGCACTACAACACCCGCTACCTGGGCCAGgacctgccccgtgtccccctggggcgtccccatgtcccctccccagctgggaccgCCGCCC ctcgctGGCGCCCCGGTcggccgccccccagcaggtcaccgcctgtccccgaggtgccaccgcgggtccccaaggtgccacaacgcgtccccgaggtgccaccacgcgTCCCACACGTGCCACCGcatgtccccgaggtgccaccacgggTCCCCGATGTGTCACCatgtgtccccgaggtgccacaacgcatCCCCGAG GTTCCACAGCGGGTCCCTGAGGCGCCacaacgtgtccccgaggtgccaccagacgtccccgaggtgccacaacgcgtccccgaggtgccaccgcgcatccccgaggtgccaccaccagcccccgagGTTGTCATCGTGCCTcgacccaccctggggctgctgggacccctccccacGCCACCCGGCCCGGAGGGTCTGGCACCAG CCGCCGGCAGCGTGTGCGAGCGGAACCCGCGGATCTgcggccccgggcgctgcgTCCCGCGCCAGGGCGGCTAcacctgcctgtgccaccccggcttctggctcagcacccagggcacccaCTGCATCG acgtggacgagtgccggcgcagcccccggccctgcgccCCCGGCCGCTGCGAGAACACGGTGGGGAGCTTCCGCTGCGTCTGCGGCCCCGGctaccggcccggccccggcggcaccgactgccaag atgtggatgaatgcgcccagagcccctcgccctgcgcccagagccgctgcgagaacttgcccggTGGCTACCGCTGCGTCTGCCCGGCCGGCTACCAGGCCAGCACGCCCACGGGACAGTGCCAGG ACATCGACGAGTGCGAGAACCACCTGGCCTGCCCCGGCCAGGAGTGCGCCAACACGCcgggctccttccagtgccGGCCGTGCCGCGACGGCTTCGAGCTGCGCCACGGGCGCTGCGCAG acgtggacgagtgcgccaCGGGCTCGCCCTGCGGTCCCCACGGCCGCTGCAGTAACACTGAGGGCTCCTTCCACTGCCAGTGCCGGCGCGGATACCGGGTGGGTGCCGGCGGCGCGCCATGCGCGG ATGTCAACGAGTGCCTGGAGGGCGACTTCTGCTTCCCCCACGGCGAGTGCCtcaacaccgagggctcctacagctgcctctgcgccCAGGGCTATGCCAGCACCCCCGAGGGCACCGCATGCATTG acgtggacgagtgccagcgCGGGGACGTGtgccggggcggccgctgcgccAACACCGACGGCGCCTTCGAGTGCCACTGCCCCGCCGGCTTCCGCACCGACGCCGAGCGGGCCCAGTGCcacg atgtggacgagtgccaggagcacggggccgagttgtgtggggctgagcgctgcgagaacttgcccggatcctaccgctgcgtgcccGCCTGCCAGCACggctaccggccccgggacggcggggggtgtgagg atgtggacgagtgccaggagcatggggccgagttgtgtggggcCGAGCGCTGCGAGAACCtgcccggatcctaccgctgcgtgcccccctgccagcccggctaccggccccgggacggcAGGGGGTGTGAGG ACGAGGACGAGTGcgccgagggggggtcccgctgcggCCCCCACGCCGCCTGCCACAacctccccggctccttccagtgcgcctgccaccagggctacgaggccgcccggcacggccaccactgccagg acgtggacgagtgcgcgaCGCTGCCGGGGGTGTGCGGGGCGGCGCGCTGCGAGAACGTGGacggctccttcctctgcctctgccccgacGGGGGGCACGAGTTCGATCCGGTGACGGGGACGtgcgggggaccccccccagcgacCCCACTcctccggccccccccggagccgtggAAGCCCCCCCGGGCTTGGCGGCGTGCTTCAGCCCCGCCTGCGGGGTGCTGGCGCCCAACGTCAgccggcagcagtgctgctgcagcgtggggggcgcctggggggtccgctgcccccccccgaggccgtgccccacgcctggaaccg ccgagcaccgagccctctgcccccacggGACCGGCCAGACCACggggccccagggctcagcagcag atgtggacgagtgccgggTGTTCGCGCCgcagctgtgccgggggggggtctgcaTCAACGCCGCCCCcggcttcagctgctactgCCCCAGCGGCTACTACTACGAGCAGGAGCACCTGCAGTGCGTgg ataacgACGAGTGCCAGGACGAGGACGCGGAGCCGTGCATCGGGGGCCGCTGCGTCAACACGGTGGGCTCCTACTTCtgctcctgcgccccccccctggTGCTGGACGGCTCCCAGCGCCGCTGCGTCACCAACGACACCCGCGCCATGGGTGAGGCcaccccctgtcaccccccccgtgtcaccgtcaccccccccgtgtcgccctgtccccacgtgtccccatatccctgccctatgtccccgtggccccccatccccgtgtcccggcactgtcccctga